Proteins found in one Hirundo rustica isolate bHirRus1 chromosome 9, bHirRus1.pri.v3, whole genome shotgun sequence genomic segment:
- the SMG7 gene encoding nonsense-mediated mRNA decay factor SMG7 isoform X4, giving the protein MSLLCAQYLRQAEVLKADMTDSKLGPAEVWTSRQALQDLYQKMLVTDLEYALDKKVEQDLWNHAFKNQITTLQGQAKNRANPNRSEVQANLSLFLEAASGFYTQLLQELCTVFNVDLPCRVKSSQLGIISNKQTHTSAIVKPQSSSCSYICQHCLVHLGDIARYRNQTSQAESYYRHAAQLVPSNGQPYNQLAILASSKGDHLTTIFYYCRSIAVKFPFPAASTNLQKALSKALESRDEVKTRWSVSDFIKAFIKFHGHVYLSKSLEKLSPLREKLEEQFKRLLFQKAFNSQQLVHITVINLFQLHHLRDFSNETEQHSYSQDEQLCWTQLLALFMSFLGVLCKCPLQNDYQEDSGAAYPLPAVKVSMDWLKLRPSVFQEAVVDERRYIWPWLISLLNSFQPHEEDLSSNNATPLPEEFELQGFLALRPSFRNLDFSKGHQAITGDKEGQQRRIRQQRLIFTGKWIADNQPRLIQCENEVGKLLFVTEIPELLLEDPSEAKESLALQETSMAEPLCADGSPGLKSVLSSGRSLSNSCDAGEKPMVTFKENIKPREMNREQGRIYPPKDIARERRDFSKGIVANKNDGKKDNNKRKNETKKCGLDKMQEAGKQNVAVQVKSQTEMRKTPVSEARKTPVTQTPSQASSSQFIPIHHPGAFPPLPSRPGFPPPAYVVPPPVAFSMSTGYTFPGGVSVPGTFLQPTAHSPAGNQVQGGKQSHIPYSQQRPSGPGPMTQGPQQTPPPSQQPLSSLPAQATAQSASQLQVQALAQQQQQQSPTKAVQGLGKSPPHHSGFQQYPQTDSSKQLWNPPQVQGSLGKMMSVKQPYYLQAQDPLKLFEQSLQPPVMQQQPLEKKMKPFPMEPYNQNPSEVKVPEYYWDSSYGMTDNRVMTQQSNMDRRGKRQGVFHSEQDAVSRMTFEKSLLEKPSELMCQSSSFLSLSGFSLNQERYPNNSMFNEVYGKNMNTSTKPEVTPSVAHQETSLYSLFEGTPWSPSLPASSDHSTPASQSPHSSNPSSLPSSPPTHNHNSVPFSNFGPIGTPDNRERRVTDRWKTDKPAMGGFGLDYLPTTSSSSESSWHQSSAPSGTWAVQGPPAMEDSSAVLMESLKSIWSSSMMHPGPSALEQLLMQQKQKQQRGQGAMNPPH; this is encoded by the exons TTATTACAGGAATTGTGCACAGTTTTTAATGTCGACCTGCCGTGCCGTGTGAAGTCTTCCCAGCTGGGGATCATTAGCAATAAACAGACGCACACCAGCGCCATTGTGAAGCCGcagtccagctcctgctcctacatctgccagcactgccttgTCCACCTGGGAGATATTG CTCGCTATAGGAATCAGACCAGCCAGGCAGAGTCTTACTACAGACATGCAGCTCAGCTTGTCCCTTCTAATG GTCAGCCTTATAATCAGTTGGCTATCCTAGCTTCCTCCAAAGGAGACCACTTGACCACAATTTTCTACTACTGCAGAAGCATTGCTGTGAagtttcctttcccagctgcctcCACTAACCTACAAAAAGCACTTTCTAAAGCACTGGAAAG TCGTGATGAGGTGAAGACTCGATGGAGCGTGTCTGACTTCATCAAGGCATTTATTAAATTTCATGGCCATGTGTACCTGAGTAAGAGCTTGGAGAAGCTGAGCCCTCTACgagaaaagctggaagaacagTTCAAG AGGTTGTTGTTCCAGAAAGCCTTCAACTCTCAGCAGTTAGTCCATATTACTGTGATCAACCTGTTCCAGCTGCACCACCTGCGAGACTTCAGCAATGAAACAGAGCAACACAGCTACAGCCAGgatgagcagctctgctggacacagctcctggCTCTCTTCA TGTCATTTCTTGGAGTTCTGTGCAAGTGTCCTTTACAAAATGACTACCAGGAGGACTCTGGGGCTGCATATCCTCTTCCAGCTGTGAAGGTTTCGATGGACTGGCTGAAACTTAGGCCCAGTGTTTTCCAGGAGGCAGTGGTTGATGAAAGACGGTA caTATGGCCCTGGCTGATCTCTCTTCTAAATAGTTTCCAGCCTCATGAAGAAGATCTGTCCAGTAATAATG CAACTCCCCTTCCAGAAGAATTTGAGTTGCAAGGATTCCTGGCTCTGAGGCCATCATTCAG GAACTTGGATTTTTCCAAAGGCCACCAGGCAATAACAGGGGATAAAGAAGGGCAGCAACGTCGGATACGGCAGCAGCGCCTGATCTTCACAGGCAAATGGATTGCTGACAACCAGCCAAG GTTGATTCAGTGTGAAAATGAGGTAGGAAAGCTCTTGTTTGTGACAGAAATCCCGGAGCTCTTACTGGAGGACCCTAGTGAAGCCAAAGAGAGTCTCGCCTTGCAGGAGACATCCATGGCAGAGCCGCTGTGTGCTGATGGGAGCCCTGGACTCAAATCAGTGTTGTCCTCTGGCAGAAGCCTGAGCAACAGCTGTGATGCAGGAGAAAAACCAATGGTCACCTTCAAAGAGAATATCAAACCCCGGGAGATGAACAGAGAACAAGGGCGCATCTACCCCCCAAAGGACATAGCGAGGGAGAGACGGGACTTTAGCAAAGGAATAGTAGCAAATAAGAATGATGGGAAGAAGGATAACAATAAGAGAAAGAACGAGACCAAGAAATGCGGCTTGGATAAGATGCAGGAAGCGGGAAAGCAGAATGTGGCAGTTCAG GTGAAATCCCAGACGGAGATGAGGAAGACTCCGGTATCTGAAGCCAGGAAAACACCTGTAACTCAGACTCCGAGTCAGGCCAGCAGTTCCCAGTTCATCCCTATTCATCACCCAGGagccttccctccccttcctaGCCGGCCAG gATTTCCTCCTCCAGCCTATGTTGTCCCCCCTCCTGTGGCTTTCTCCATGAGCACGGGGTACACCTTCCCGGGTGGCGTTTCTGTCCCAGGAACCTTCCTCCAGCCCACAGCTCACTCGCCTGCAGGAAACCAGGTGCAAGGTGGGAAACAGTCCCACATTCCTTACAGCCAGCAACGGCCCTCTGGACCAGGGCCAATGACCCAGGGACCTCAGCAAACACCACCTCCTTCCCAGCAACCCCTCTCATCTTTACCAGCTCAGGCAACAGCACAGTCCGCAAGCCAGTTACAGGTCCAAGCtctggcccagcagcagcagcagcagtcccCCACCAAAGCTGTTCAGGGCCTGGGGAAGAGCCCGCCACACCACTCCGGATTCCAGCAG TATCCACAGACAGACTCATCGAAGCAGCTCTGGAACCCCCCTCAAGTCCAAGGCTCCCTGGGGAAGATGATGTCTGTGAAGCAGCCCTATTACCTGCAGGCCCAGGACCCTCTCAAACTCTTTGAACAGTCATTACAGCCTCCTGTGATGCAACAGCAacctctggagaaaaaaatgaagcctTTCCCAATGGAGCCATATAACCAGAACCCCTCAGAAGTCAAGGTGCCAGAATATTACTGGGACTCTTCCTATGGCATGACTGACAACAGGGTGATGACCCAGCAGTCGAACATGGACCGCAGGGGGAAGCGGCAGGGGGTCTTCCACTCTGAGCAGGATGCTGTCTCCAGGATGACCTTTGAG AAGTCCCTGCTGGAAAAACCATCGGAATTGATGTGTCAGTCATCATCTTTCCTGTCCCTCAGTGGCTTTTCTCTAAATCAG gaaagatATCCAAACAACAGCATGTTCAATGAGGTATATGGAAAAAACATGAATACCAGCACAAAACCAGAAGTCACCCCTTCAGTTGCCCATCAGGAGACTTCACTCTATTCTCTCTTCGAAGGGACTCCGTGGTCTCCATCCCTTCCAGCCAGCTCAG ATCATTCAACACCAGCCAGCCAGTCTCCTCATTCCTCCAACCCCAGCAGCTTGCCAAGCTCCCCTCCAACCCATAACCACAATTCTGTTCCTTTCTCCAACTTTGGACCCATTGGGACTCCAGACAACAGAGAGCGGAGAGTCACAGACCGCTGGAAAACAGATAAGCCAG cAATGGGAGGGTTTGGTCTGGACTATCTCCCAACAACATCATCCTCTTCGGAGAGCAGCTGGCACcagtccagtgctcccagtggTACCTGGGCAGTCCAAGGCCCTCCTGCCATGGAGGACTCCTCAGCTGTGCTTATGGAGAGCCTGAAG TCCATCTGGTCCAGTTCCATGATGCACCCCGGTCCCTcggccctggagcagctgctgatgcagcagaagcagaagcagcagcgtGGACAAGGTGCCATGAATCCGCCGCATTGA
- the SMG7 gene encoding nonsense-mediated mRNA decay factor SMG7 isoform X1, producing MSLLCAQYLRQAEVLKADMTDSKLGPAEVWTSRQALQDLYQKMLVTDLEYALDKKVEQDLWNHAFKNQITTLQGQAKNRANPNRSEVQANLSLFLEAASGFYTQLLQELCTVFNVDLPCRVKSSQLGIISNKQTHTSAIVKPQSSSCSYICQHCLVHLGDIARYRNQTSQAESYYRHAAQLVPSNGQPYNQLAILASSKGDHLTTIFYYCRSIAVKFPFPAASTNLQKALSKALESRDEVKTRWSVSDFIKAFIKFHGHVYLSKSLEKLSPLREKLEEQFKRLLFQKAFNSQQLVHITVINLFQLHHLRDFSNETEQHSYSQDEQLCWTQLLALFMSFLGVLCKCPLQNDYQEDSGAAYPLPAVKVSMDWLKLRPSVFQEAVVDERRYIWPWLISLLNSFQPHEEDLSSNNATPLPEEFELQGFLALRPSFRNLDFSKGHQAITGDKEGQQRRIRQQRLIFTGKWIADNQPRLIQCENEVGKLLFVTEIPELLLEDPSEAKESLALQETSMAEPLCADGSPGLKSVLSSGRSLSNSCDAGEKPMVTFKENIKPREMNREQGRIYPPKDIARERRDFSKGIVANKNDGKKDNNKRKNETKKCGLDKMQEAGKQNVAVQVKSQTEMRKTPVSEARKTPVTQTPSQASSSQFIPIHHPGAFPPLPSRPGFPPPAYVVPPPVAFSMSTGYTFPGGVSVPGTFLQPTAHSPAGNQVQGGKQSHIPYSQQRPSGPGPMTQGPQQTPPPSQQPLSSLPAQATAQSASQLQVQALAQQQQQQSPTKAVQGLGKSPPHHSGFQQYPQTDSSKQLWNPPQVQGSLGKMMSVKQPYYLQAQDPLKLFEQSLQPPVMQQQPLEKKMKPFPMEPYNQNPSEVKVPEYYWDSSYGMTDNRVMTQQSNMDRRGKRQGVFHSEQDAVSRMTFEDPKSSPLLPPDLLKSLAALEEEEELIFSNPPDLYPALLGPLASLPGRSLFKSLLEKPSELMCQSSSFLSLSGFSLNQERYPNNSMFNEVYGKNMNTSTKPEVTPSVAHQETSLYSLFEGTPWSPSLPASSDHSTPASQSPHSSNPSSLPSSPPTHNHNSVPFSNFGPIGTPDNRERRVTDRWKTDKPAMGGFGLDYLPTTSSSSESSWHQSSAPSGTWAVQGPPAMEDSSAVLMESLKSIWSSSMMHPGPSALEQLLMQQKQKQQRGQGAMNPPH from the exons TTATTACAGGAATTGTGCACAGTTTTTAATGTCGACCTGCCGTGCCGTGTGAAGTCTTCCCAGCTGGGGATCATTAGCAATAAACAGACGCACACCAGCGCCATTGTGAAGCCGcagtccagctcctgctcctacatctgccagcactgccttgTCCACCTGGGAGATATTG CTCGCTATAGGAATCAGACCAGCCAGGCAGAGTCTTACTACAGACATGCAGCTCAGCTTGTCCCTTCTAATG GTCAGCCTTATAATCAGTTGGCTATCCTAGCTTCCTCCAAAGGAGACCACTTGACCACAATTTTCTACTACTGCAGAAGCATTGCTGTGAagtttcctttcccagctgcctcCACTAACCTACAAAAAGCACTTTCTAAAGCACTGGAAAG TCGTGATGAGGTGAAGACTCGATGGAGCGTGTCTGACTTCATCAAGGCATTTATTAAATTTCATGGCCATGTGTACCTGAGTAAGAGCTTGGAGAAGCTGAGCCCTCTACgagaaaagctggaagaacagTTCAAG AGGTTGTTGTTCCAGAAAGCCTTCAACTCTCAGCAGTTAGTCCATATTACTGTGATCAACCTGTTCCAGCTGCACCACCTGCGAGACTTCAGCAATGAAACAGAGCAACACAGCTACAGCCAGgatgagcagctctgctggacacagctcctggCTCTCTTCA TGTCATTTCTTGGAGTTCTGTGCAAGTGTCCTTTACAAAATGACTACCAGGAGGACTCTGGGGCTGCATATCCTCTTCCAGCTGTGAAGGTTTCGATGGACTGGCTGAAACTTAGGCCCAGTGTTTTCCAGGAGGCAGTGGTTGATGAAAGACGGTA caTATGGCCCTGGCTGATCTCTCTTCTAAATAGTTTCCAGCCTCATGAAGAAGATCTGTCCAGTAATAATG CAACTCCCCTTCCAGAAGAATTTGAGTTGCAAGGATTCCTGGCTCTGAGGCCATCATTCAG GAACTTGGATTTTTCCAAAGGCCACCAGGCAATAACAGGGGATAAAGAAGGGCAGCAACGTCGGATACGGCAGCAGCGCCTGATCTTCACAGGCAAATGGATTGCTGACAACCAGCCAAG GTTGATTCAGTGTGAAAATGAGGTAGGAAAGCTCTTGTTTGTGACAGAAATCCCGGAGCTCTTACTGGAGGACCCTAGTGAAGCCAAAGAGAGTCTCGCCTTGCAGGAGACATCCATGGCAGAGCCGCTGTGTGCTGATGGGAGCCCTGGACTCAAATCAGTGTTGTCCTCTGGCAGAAGCCTGAGCAACAGCTGTGATGCAGGAGAAAAACCAATGGTCACCTTCAAAGAGAATATCAAACCCCGGGAGATGAACAGAGAACAAGGGCGCATCTACCCCCCAAAGGACATAGCGAGGGAGAGACGGGACTTTAGCAAAGGAATAGTAGCAAATAAGAATGATGGGAAGAAGGATAACAATAAGAGAAAGAACGAGACCAAGAAATGCGGCTTGGATAAGATGCAGGAAGCGGGAAAGCAGAATGTGGCAGTTCAG GTGAAATCCCAGACGGAGATGAGGAAGACTCCGGTATCTGAAGCCAGGAAAACACCTGTAACTCAGACTCCGAGTCAGGCCAGCAGTTCCCAGTTCATCCCTATTCATCACCCAGGagccttccctccccttcctaGCCGGCCAG gATTTCCTCCTCCAGCCTATGTTGTCCCCCCTCCTGTGGCTTTCTCCATGAGCACGGGGTACACCTTCCCGGGTGGCGTTTCTGTCCCAGGAACCTTCCTCCAGCCCACAGCTCACTCGCCTGCAGGAAACCAGGTGCAAGGTGGGAAACAGTCCCACATTCCTTACAGCCAGCAACGGCCCTCTGGACCAGGGCCAATGACCCAGGGACCTCAGCAAACACCACCTCCTTCCCAGCAACCCCTCTCATCTTTACCAGCTCAGGCAACAGCACAGTCCGCAAGCCAGTTACAGGTCCAAGCtctggcccagcagcagcagcagcagtcccCCACCAAAGCTGTTCAGGGCCTGGGGAAGAGCCCGCCACACCACTCCGGATTCCAGCAG TATCCACAGACAGACTCATCGAAGCAGCTCTGGAACCCCCCTCAAGTCCAAGGCTCCCTGGGGAAGATGATGTCTGTGAAGCAGCCCTATTACCTGCAGGCCCAGGACCCTCTCAAACTCTTTGAACAGTCATTACAGCCTCCTGTGATGCAACAGCAacctctggagaaaaaaatgaagcctTTCCCAATGGAGCCATATAACCAGAACCCCTCAGAAGTCAAGGTGCCAGAATATTACTGGGACTCTTCCTATGGCATGACTGACAACAGGGTGATGACCCAGCAGTCGAACATGGACCGCAGGGGGAAGCGGCAGGGGGTCTTCCACTCTGAGCAGGATGCTGTCTCCAGGATGACCTTTGAG GACCCCAAGAGCTCCCCTCTGCTTCCTCCGGACCTGTTAAAGAGTCTGGCTGccttggaggaggaggaagagctgatTTTCTCTAATCCTCCTGATCTttacccagctctgctggggcctCTCGCCTCTCTTCCTGGACGAAGCCTCTTT AAGTCCCTGCTGGAAAAACCATCGGAATTGATGTGTCAGTCATCATCTTTCCTGTCCCTCAGTGGCTTTTCTCTAAATCAG gaaagatATCCAAACAACAGCATGTTCAATGAGGTATATGGAAAAAACATGAATACCAGCACAAAACCAGAAGTCACCCCTTCAGTTGCCCATCAGGAGACTTCACTCTATTCTCTCTTCGAAGGGACTCCGTGGTCTCCATCCCTTCCAGCCAGCTCAG ATCATTCAACACCAGCCAGCCAGTCTCCTCATTCCTCCAACCCCAGCAGCTTGCCAAGCTCCCCTCCAACCCATAACCACAATTCTGTTCCTTTCTCCAACTTTGGACCCATTGGGACTCCAGACAACAGAGAGCGGAGAGTCACAGACCGCTGGAAAACAGATAAGCCAG cAATGGGAGGGTTTGGTCTGGACTATCTCCCAACAACATCATCCTCTTCGGAGAGCAGCTGGCACcagtccagtgctcccagtggTACCTGGGCAGTCCAAGGCCCTCCTGCCATGGAGGACTCCTCAGCTGTGCTTATGGAGAGCCTGAAG TCCATCTGGTCCAGTTCCATGATGCACCCCGGTCCCTcggccctggagcagctgctgatgcagcagaagcagaagcagcagcgtGGACAAGGTGCCATGAATCCGCCGCATTGA
- the SMG7 gene encoding nonsense-mediated mRNA decay factor SMG7 isoform X3, giving the protein MSLLCAQYLRQAEVLKADMTDSKLGPAEVWTSRQALQDLYQKMLVTDLEYALDKKVEQDLWNHAFKNQITTLQGQAKNRANPNRSEVQANLSLFLEAASGFYTQLLQELCTVFNVDLPCRVKSSQLGIISNKQTHTSAIVKPQSSSCSYICQHCLVHLGDIARYRNQTSQAESYYRHAAQLVPSNGQPYNQLAILASSKGDHLTTIFYYCRSIAVKFPFPAASTNLQKALSKALESRDEVKTRWSVSDFIKAFIKFHGHVYLSKSLEKLSPLREKLEEQFKRLLFQKAFNSQQLVHITVINLFQLHHLRDFSNETEQHSYSQDEQLCWTQLLALFMSFLGVLCKCPLQNDYQEDSGAAYPLPAVKVSMDWLKLRPSVFQEAVVDERRYIWPWLISLLNSFQPHEEDLSSNNATPLPEEFELQGFLALRPSFRNLDFSKGHQAITGDKEGQQRRIRQQRLIFTGKWIADNQPRLIQCENEVGKLLFVTEIPELLLEDPSEAKESLALQETSMAEPLCADGSPGLKSVLSSGRSLSNSCDAGEKPMVTFKENIKPREMNREQGRIYPPKDIARERRDFSKGIVANKNDGKKDNNKRKNETKKCGLDKMQEAGKQNVAVQVKSQTEMRKTPVSEARKTPVTQTPSQASSSQFIPIHHPGAFPPLPSRPGFPPPAYVVPPPVAFSMSTGYTFPGGVSVPGTFLQPTAHSPAGNQVQAQATAQSASQLQVQALAQQQQQQSPTKAVQGLGKSPPHHSGFQQYPQTDSSKQLWNPPQVQGSLGKMMSVKQPYYLQAQDPLKLFEQSLQPPVMQQQPLEKKMKPFPMEPYNQNPSEVKVPEYYWDSSYGMTDNRVMTQQSNMDRRGKRQGVFHSEQDAVSRMTFEDPKSSPLLPPDLLKSLAALEEEEELIFSNPPDLYPALLGPLASLPGRSLFKSLLEKPSELMCQSSSFLSLSGFSLNQERYPNNSMFNEVYGKNMNTSTKPEVTPSVAHQETSLYSLFEGTPWSPSLPASSDHSTPASQSPHSSNPSSLPSSPPTHNHNSVPFSNFGPIGTPDNRERRVTDRWKTDKPAMGGFGLDYLPTTSSSSESSWHQSSAPSGTWAVQGPPAMEDSSAVLMESLKSIWSSSMMHPGPSALEQLLMQQKQKQQRGQGAMNPPH; this is encoded by the exons TTATTACAGGAATTGTGCACAGTTTTTAATGTCGACCTGCCGTGCCGTGTGAAGTCTTCCCAGCTGGGGATCATTAGCAATAAACAGACGCACACCAGCGCCATTGTGAAGCCGcagtccagctcctgctcctacatctgccagcactgccttgTCCACCTGGGAGATATTG CTCGCTATAGGAATCAGACCAGCCAGGCAGAGTCTTACTACAGACATGCAGCTCAGCTTGTCCCTTCTAATG GTCAGCCTTATAATCAGTTGGCTATCCTAGCTTCCTCCAAAGGAGACCACTTGACCACAATTTTCTACTACTGCAGAAGCATTGCTGTGAagtttcctttcccagctgcctcCACTAACCTACAAAAAGCACTTTCTAAAGCACTGGAAAG TCGTGATGAGGTGAAGACTCGATGGAGCGTGTCTGACTTCATCAAGGCATTTATTAAATTTCATGGCCATGTGTACCTGAGTAAGAGCTTGGAGAAGCTGAGCCCTCTACgagaaaagctggaagaacagTTCAAG AGGTTGTTGTTCCAGAAAGCCTTCAACTCTCAGCAGTTAGTCCATATTACTGTGATCAACCTGTTCCAGCTGCACCACCTGCGAGACTTCAGCAATGAAACAGAGCAACACAGCTACAGCCAGgatgagcagctctgctggacacagctcctggCTCTCTTCA TGTCATTTCTTGGAGTTCTGTGCAAGTGTCCTTTACAAAATGACTACCAGGAGGACTCTGGGGCTGCATATCCTCTTCCAGCTGTGAAGGTTTCGATGGACTGGCTGAAACTTAGGCCCAGTGTTTTCCAGGAGGCAGTGGTTGATGAAAGACGGTA caTATGGCCCTGGCTGATCTCTCTTCTAAATAGTTTCCAGCCTCATGAAGAAGATCTGTCCAGTAATAATG CAACTCCCCTTCCAGAAGAATTTGAGTTGCAAGGATTCCTGGCTCTGAGGCCATCATTCAG GAACTTGGATTTTTCCAAAGGCCACCAGGCAATAACAGGGGATAAAGAAGGGCAGCAACGTCGGATACGGCAGCAGCGCCTGATCTTCACAGGCAAATGGATTGCTGACAACCAGCCAAG GTTGATTCAGTGTGAAAATGAGGTAGGAAAGCTCTTGTTTGTGACAGAAATCCCGGAGCTCTTACTGGAGGACCCTAGTGAAGCCAAAGAGAGTCTCGCCTTGCAGGAGACATCCATGGCAGAGCCGCTGTGTGCTGATGGGAGCCCTGGACTCAAATCAGTGTTGTCCTCTGGCAGAAGCCTGAGCAACAGCTGTGATGCAGGAGAAAAACCAATGGTCACCTTCAAAGAGAATATCAAACCCCGGGAGATGAACAGAGAACAAGGGCGCATCTACCCCCCAAAGGACATAGCGAGGGAGAGACGGGACTTTAGCAAAGGAATAGTAGCAAATAAGAATGATGGGAAGAAGGATAACAATAAGAGAAAGAACGAGACCAAGAAATGCGGCTTGGATAAGATGCAGGAAGCGGGAAAGCAGAATGTGGCAGTTCAG GTGAAATCCCAGACGGAGATGAGGAAGACTCCGGTATCTGAAGCCAGGAAAACACCTGTAACTCAGACTCCGAGTCAGGCCAGCAGTTCCCAGTTCATCCCTATTCATCACCCAGGagccttccctccccttcctaGCCGGCCAG gATTTCCTCCTCCAGCCTATGTTGTCCCCCCTCCTGTGGCTTTCTCCATGAGCACGGGGTACACCTTCCCGGGTGGCGTTTCTGTCCCAGGAACCTTCCTCCAGCCCACAGCTCACTCGCCTGCAGGAAACCAGGTGCAAG CTCAGGCAACAGCACAGTCCGCAAGCCAGTTACAGGTCCAAGCtctggcccagcagcagcagcagcagtcccCCACCAAAGCTGTTCAGGGCCTGGGGAAGAGCCCGCCACACCACTCCGGATTCCAGCAG TATCCACAGACAGACTCATCGAAGCAGCTCTGGAACCCCCCTCAAGTCCAAGGCTCCCTGGGGAAGATGATGTCTGTGAAGCAGCCCTATTACCTGCAGGCCCAGGACCCTCTCAAACTCTTTGAACAGTCATTACAGCCTCCTGTGATGCAACAGCAacctctggagaaaaaaatgaagcctTTCCCAATGGAGCCATATAACCAGAACCCCTCAGAAGTCAAGGTGCCAGAATATTACTGGGACTCTTCCTATGGCATGACTGACAACAGGGTGATGACCCAGCAGTCGAACATGGACCGCAGGGGGAAGCGGCAGGGGGTCTTCCACTCTGAGCAGGATGCTGTCTCCAGGATGACCTTTGAG GACCCCAAGAGCTCCCCTCTGCTTCCTCCGGACCTGTTAAAGAGTCTGGCTGccttggaggaggaggaagagctgatTTTCTCTAATCCTCCTGATCTttacccagctctgctggggcctCTCGCCTCTCTTCCTGGACGAAGCCTCTTT AAGTCCCTGCTGGAAAAACCATCGGAATTGATGTGTCAGTCATCATCTTTCCTGTCCCTCAGTGGCTTTTCTCTAAATCAG gaaagatATCCAAACAACAGCATGTTCAATGAGGTATATGGAAAAAACATGAATACCAGCACAAAACCAGAAGTCACCCCTTCAGTTGCCCATCAGGAGACTTCACTCTATTCTCTCTTCGAAGGGACTCCGTGGTCTCCATCCCTTCCAGCCAGCTCAG ATCATTCAACACCAGCCAGCCAGTCTCCTCATTCCTCCAACCCCAGCAGCTTGCCAAGCTCCCCTCCAACCCATAACCACAATTCTGTTCCTTTCTCCAACTTTGGACCCATTGGGACTCCAGACAACAGAGAGCGGAGAGTCACAGACCGCTGGAAAACAGATAAGCCAG cAATGGGAGGGTTTGGTCTGGACTATCTCCCAACAACATCATCCTCTTCGGAGAGCAGCTGGCACcagtccagtgctcccagtggTACCTGGGCAGTCCAAGGCCCTCCTGCCATGGAGGACTCCTCAGCTGTGCTTATGGAGAGCCTGAAG TCCATCTGGTCCAGTTCCATGATGCACCCCGGTCCCTcggccctggagcagctgctgatgcagcagaagcagaagcagcagcgtGGACAAGGTGCCATGAATCCGCCGCATTGA